A stretch of the Archangium violaceum genome encodes the following:
- a CDS encoding lanthionine synthetase C family protein, which translates to MAEWLPLLEGSLRERALEVVDEAASALLAPRAVRGPSLSNGQAGLALLFAELERARPGSGHIVHAERLILEAASALEAHPLPPWLYGGFPGIAWSIERLGTLGVSPLEGLEEIDETLLGLVSQRPWSAEYDLILGLVGIGVYALERLPRPAAAMCLEELVDRLEERSTHTGSGVSWWTPPQHLSSHQRLVYRDGCFNLGAAHGVPAIVALLALIARAGVAGQKARELSSGGARWLLTKAMPDSPGARFPSAVAPERPAEACRSAWCYGDPGVALCLLVAARALSDHELERAVLEIAREAARRPPEHAGVRDAGLCHGATGLGHIYNRLYQASREPLFKEAATAWFARALEMRRPGEGLAGFLSWSLLPGQQEEEIGWIPDGSLLSGTTGIALALQAACHPFTPTWDGMLMAAIPA; encoded by the coding sequence ATGGCGGAATGGCTCCCTCTCCTCGAGGGCTCCCTACGGGAGCGTGCGCTGGAAGTCGTGGACGAGGCCGCGAGCGCGCTTCTGGCGCCGCGGGCGGTGAGGGGACCCTCGCTCTCCAATGGCCAGGCGGGTCTGGCCCTCCTGTTCGCCGAGTTGGAGCGCGCGCGGCCCGGAAGTGGCCACATCGTCCACGCGGAGCGGCTCATCCTGGAGGCCGCGTCGGCGCTCGAGGCGCACCCCCTCCCGCCCTGGCTCTACGGGGGATTCCCGGGGATCGCCTGGTCCATCGAGCGGCTCGGCACGTTGGGAGTTTCACCGCTCGAAGGATTGGAAGAGATCGATGAGACGCTGCTGGGGTTGGTCTCTCAAAGGCCCTGGAGCGCCGAGTACGATCTGATCCTCGGGCTGGTGGGCATTGGCGTCTACGCGCTCGAGCGCCTGCCGCGCCCGGCGGCCGCCATGTGCCTCGAGGAGCTCGTGGACCGGCTGGAGGAGCGCTCCACCCATACCGGGTCGGGAGTCTCCTGGTGGACTCCACCCCAACATCTGTCATCGCATCAGCGGCTCGTGTATCGCGACGGGTGCTTCAACCTGGGGGCGGCGCACGGGGTTCCCGCGATCGTGGCCCTGCTCGCCTTGATTGCCCGGGCGGGAGTGGCCGGACAGAAGGCTCGCGAGCTCTCCTCGGGCGGAGCCCGCTGGCTCCTGACGAAGGCGATGCCTGACAGCCCGGGAGCCCGCTTCCCTTCGGCGGTCGCACCGGAGCGCCCCGCCGAGGCCTGTCGCTCCGCCTGGTGCTATGGCGATCCCGGCGTTGCGCTCTGCCTGCTCGTCGCCGCCCGGGCCCTGTCGGATCATGAATTGGAGCGGGCCGTGCTGGAGATCGCGAGAGAGGCCGCGAGGCGTCCGCCGGAGCACGCGGGAGTTCGGGACGCGGGGCTCTGCCACGGCGCCACGGGCCTCGGGCATATCTACAACCGGCTCTATCAGGCCTCCCGGGAACCCTTGTTCAAGGAGGCCGCTACCGCGTGGTTCGCCCGGGCGCTGGAGATGCGGCGCCCCGGGGAAGGCCTGGCGGGATTCCTCTCCTGGTCCTTGCTGCCCGGCCAACAGGAGGAGGAGATCGGCTGGATACCGGATGGCTCCCTGCTCAGCGGCACCACGGGTATCGCGCTGGCCCTGCAGGCCGCATGTCACCCCTTCACGCCCACCTGGGACGGCATGCTCATGGCCGCCATCCCCGCTTGA
- a CDS encoding lantibiotic dehydratase, with protein sequence MIHPTSEERSQELPFSPSGFFVLRTPLLPFDELIRWGEGLEAPRLQPDSPGLVPALRRDRLTLRVRLGEILRRMEVREALFVASPALYESLGQWERDPESERGEKVERSVVRYLARMTGRSTPFGLFAGYSVGALGERTRLRLAPRAAYQRHTRLDMAYACMLAEALSRAPELRPHIPHRPNSGLYRASGRLRYAEARMVEKTRSYHLVAVEPTEYLEAMLTHASAGALPEALVRALVEMDPEISLPEATEYIDELIDSQLLVSELSPSVTGAEAVPELISQLQRLPRGAPCAGVLMEVQSALDHLDRCGPGAPLDHYLEVARKLSRLPAPVELPRLFQVDMVKPAPESVLGREVTRELERGVRLLHRITPSPPRDALERFREAFLQRYEGREVPLLEALDEEAGVGFRQSNAPSAEAAPLLAGLALGGAPDRHMRFGDREAFLLRRLEETLRTGNLALELDDKDLERLEFKERQPLPDSFAAIATVVAESEAALARGNFQLRLHAASGPSGANLLGRFCHGDPLLHRKVEEVLRAEEALRPGAVFAEIVHLPQGRVGNILARPVLRQYELTYLGRSGAPPERQFDASDLRISIQGSRIVLHSARLGREVIPRMTNAHNFGQQSLALYHFLCALQHQDHCGGVTWSWGPLVNASFLPRVTHRRLVLSPATWKLWRDTLERLGKLDRDQRFAAFQALRAERRMPRFIALEDGDNLLPTDLDNVLGVETLLQLLKGRSLATLVEVFPGPNELCVEGPEGRFVHDLVVPFVRSQPTVEETRVPALSRSAGAPRLSSQPRSFLPGSEWLYVKLYTGAATADRLLTDTVAPLVKSALGSGAADGWFFIRYSDPGWHLRLRLHGSPKHLRELAGELPGLLEPLQREQLLWKLQFDTYEREVERYGGPEAILLAERLFQVDSEAVLELLELLRGDEGADARWRLTLCGMARLLSDLRLGLDTRLRVLTSLREMFGREFHVERATEHQLTERFRKERRSLEELLGSEKAGSPELTRGLQVLQRRSERLAPIVTELSALAGRGKLGVPIPELAGSFLHMHANRMMRAAARAQELVLYDLLARHDASLVARQRKSGSTS encoded by the coding sequence ATGATCCATCCCACTTCCGAGGAGAGGTCCCAGGAGCTCCCGTTCTCCCCATCGGGGTTCTTCGTGCTCCGCACGCCCCTGCTGCCCTTCGACGAGCTGATCAGGTGGGGAGAGGGGCTGGAGGCGCCGCGTCTCCAGCCGGACTCCCCTGGGCTCGTGCCAGCGCTCCGCCGGGATCGCCTCACCCTGCGGGTGCGACTGGGCGAGATTCTGCGGCGGATGGAGGTGCGCGAAGCGCTCTTCGTGGCCTCGCCGGCCCTCTACGAGAGCCTGGGCCAGTGGGAGCGCGATCCGGAGAGCGAGCGCGGGGAGAAAGTGGAGCGCAGTGTCGTCCGCTATCTGGCCCGCATGACGGGGCGCTCCACCCCCTTCGGCCTCTTCGCGGGTTACTCCGTGGGCGCGCTGGGGGAGCGGACGCGGCTCCGGCTCGCCCCCCGCGCCGCCTACCAACGCCATACCCGCCTGGACATGGCCTATGCCTGCATGCTCGCCGAGGCGCTCTCGCGTGCGCCCGAGCTGCGCCCGCACATCCCCCACCGGCCCAACAGCGGCCTGTACCGCGCGAGCGGGCGGCTGCGCTACGCCGAGGCGCGGATGGTCGAGAAGACCCGCTCGTACCATCTGGTGGCGGTCGAGCCGACCGAGTACCTGGAGGCGATGCTGACGCATGCCAGCGCGGGAGCCCTGCCCGAGGCACTGGTGCGCGCGCTGGTCGAGATGGATCCGGAGATCAGCCTCCCGGAGGCAACGGAGTACATCGATGAGCTGATCGACAGCCAGCTCCTGGTGTCCGAGCTCTCTCCATCGGTGACAGGCGCGGAGGCCGTCCCCGAGCTGATCTCCCAGCTCCAACGACTCCCTCGCGGCGCCCCCTGCGCTGGCGTGCTGATGGAGGTCCAGTCCGCCCTGGATCATCTGGATCGGTGCGGCCCCGGCGCGCCGCTCGATCACTACCTCGAGGTGGCCCGGAAGCTCTCGCGGTTGCCTGCTCCCGTCGAGCTGCCCCGGCTGTTCCAGGTGGACATGGTCAAGCCAGCGCCCGAGTCCGTGCTGGGGCGGGAGGTCACCCGCGAGCTGGAGCGCGGCGTGCGGCTCCTCCACCGCATCACCCCCAGTCCACCGCGGGACGCCCTGGAGCGCTTCCGCGAGGCGTTCCTCCAGCGTTATGAGGGACGCGAGGTTCCCCTGCTCGAGGCGCTGGATGAGGAGGCTGGCGTCGGATTCCGGCAGTCCAACGCCCCCAGCGCGGAGGCGGCGCCGCTCCTGGCCGGGCTGGCCCTGGGCGGAGCCCCCGACAGGCACATGCGCTTCGGGGATCGCGAGGCCTTCCTCCTGCGCCGGTTGGAGGAGACCCTGCGCACGGGCAACCTGGCCCTCGAATTGGATGACAAGGACCTCGAGCGTCTGGAGTTCAAGGAGCGCCAGCCCCTGCCGGACTCCTTCGCGGCAATCGCGACCGTGGTGGCGGAGTCGGAGGCCGCGCTCGCTCGGGGAAACTTCCAGCTCCGCCTCCACGCTGCCTCCGGTCCCTCGGGCGCCAATCTCCTGGGCCGTTTCTGTCACGGAGATCCTCTGCTCCACCGCAAGGTGGAGGAGGTGTTGCGTGCCGAGGAGGCGCTCCGACCCGGCGCGGTGTTCGCGGAGATCGTCCACCTGCCCCAGGGGCGGGTCGGCAACATCCTCGCCCGCCCGGTCCTGCGCCAGTACGAGCTCACCTACCTGGGCAGGTCCGGCGCTCCTCCCGAGCGGCAGTTCGATGCGTCCGACTTGAGGATCTCCATCCAGGGCTCGCGGATCGTCCTGCACTCGGCGCGGCTGGGACGCGAGGTCATCCCCCGGATGACCAACGCGCACAACTTCGGGCAGCAGAGCCTTGCCCTCTACCATTTCCTCTGCGCGCTACAGCATCAGGACCACTGCGGAGGCGTGACCTGGAGCTGGGGACCCCTGGTCAACGCGAGCTTCCTGCCCAGAGTCACCCATCGGCGGCTGGTGCTGTCCCCGGCGACGTGGAAACTCTGGCGCGACACGTTGGAGAGGCTCGGCAAGCTGGACAGGGACCAGCGCTTCGCCGCGTTCCAGGCGCTCAGGGCCGAGCGGCGCATGCCTCGCTTCATCGCGCTGGAGGATGGGGACAACCTGCTCCCGACCGACCTGGACAACGTGCTCGGCGTCGAGACCCTGCTCCAACTGCTCAAGGGCCGCTCCCTGGCGACGCTGGTGGAGGTGTTCCCCGGGCCGAACGAGCTCTGCGTGGAGGGTCCCGAGGGCCGCTTCGTCCACGATCTGGTGGTGCCCTTCGTGCGCTCCCAGCCCACGGTGGAGGAGACCCGCGTGCCGGCCCTGTCCCGCTCCGCGGGGGCGCCGAGGCTCTCCAGCCAGCCTCGCAGCTTCCTACCCGGTTCGGAGTGGCTGTACGTCAAGCTCTACACCGGCGCCGCAACGGCGGACCGCCTCCTCACGGATACGGTGGCCCCGCTGGTGAAGTCCGCGCTCGGCTCGGGAGCGGCGGACGGATGGTTCTTCATTCGTTATAGCGATCCGGGTTGGCACCTCCGGTTGCGCCTCCATGGCTCCCCCAAGCACCTGCGCGAGCTGGCTGGCGAGCTCCCCGGCTTGCTGGAGCCGCTCCAGCGGGAGCAGCTCCTGTGGAAGCTCCAGTTCGACACCTACGAGCGGGAGGTGGAGCGTTACGGGGGACCGGAGGCCATCCTCCTCGCCGAACGGTTGTTCCAGGTGGACAGCGAGGCCGTGTTGGAGCTCCTGGAGCTGCTGCGGGGAGATGAAGGCGCGGACGCGCGCTGGCGCCTGACACTGTGTGGGATGGCTCGGCTGCTCTCGGACCTGCGGCTCGGGTTGGACACCCGGCTCCGGGTGTTGACCTCGCTGCGCGAGATGTTCGGCCGCGAGTTCCATGTTGAGCGTGCCACCGAGCACCAACTCACCGAGCGCTTCCGGAAGGAGCGCCGGAGCTTGGAGGAGCTGCTGGGCTCCGAAAAGGCGGGCTCGCCGGAGCTCACCCGGGGGCTTCAGGTGCTCCAGCGCCGCTCCGAGAGGCTGGCGCCCATCGTCACGGAGTTGAGCGCGCTGGCGGGCAGGGGCAAGCTAGGTGTCCCCATCCCCGAGCTGGCCGGGAGCTTCCTGCACATGCATGCCAACCGCATGATGCGGGCGGCGGCGCGGGCGCAGGAGCTGGTCCTCTACGACCTCCTCGCTCGTCACGACGCGTCCCTGGTTGCCCGTCAGCGGAAGTCGGGTTCGACGAGCTGA